Within Anaerolineae bacterium, the genomic segment CTTTATCGGCTCAAAAGCGATTTGTCTCTTAATTAAATTTCTACCCCTTCAACGATCCCGCCAACAATCCGCGTAAGAAGTAACGTCCCAGGATGATATAAACCAGCAAGGTTGGCAGAGCCGTGAGGAAAGCGGCGGCCATCTGCACGTTCCACTGCACCGAGAAACTCCCGGCAATATTGTTCAAGGCAACGGTCATCGGCTGGTACTTGTTCTGGACCAGGGTTACCGCAAACAGAAAATCATTCCAGATATTGGTGAACTGCCAGATCAACACCACCACAAAGGCCGGCGGCGATAACGGCAAGATGATATAACGATAGACACTGAAGATATTACCTCCATCAATCCGCGAGGCTTCCATAATCTCATTGGGGATGGTGGCATAGTAATTGCGGAAAATCAGGGCCGCAATGGGAATACTGTAGATTGTGTGAACAAAAACCAGGCCCCACAAATTGCCGTAAAGCCCTATATTTTTTACGGTAATGGTCAAGGGGATCAAGACTGCCTGATAAGGGATGAACATGCCAAACAGCACCAGGGAAAAGACAATGTCGGCATAGCGAAACTTCCACTTGGCCAGGATATAGCCATTGATCGAACCCAGCACGGTTGAAATAAGCGTGGCCGGGACAGTCATGGTCAGGCTATTCATAAAAGCCTGGCTCATCCCAACAGTCACCGAAGGGCCGCCAAACCAGGCCTCATAAAAGCTGTCAAAACAGAAAAAGGCCGGATTGGTGCAATGCTCTAGCGTCAGCACCGGCGGAAAGTCCCACATCCGGTACAGGTTCACATCCGCATATTGCTTAAAACTGGTAATAATAATCAGATAGACCGGCAAAATGTAAAAAACCGTGAACGAAAGAAGAATAAGGTAGATGATCAATCGAGATATACGGAATTGAAATCGAGGCCGGGGAAGCGTTTGAGTTGCCATTTATCGTTCCTCCTCTTGGCGTAAACTGAAGGTCAGGTAGGGAACAATCAACAGCGAACTTAACATCAATAACACCATGCCTATCGCCGCTCCCTGGGCAAATCGAGATTGTCCAAAAGTGGTGTCCCACATATTCACCGCGGGCATGTCCTTGACAAACCCGGGACCCTGACCTCCCATCGCTATCACCAGGTCATAAATTTTCAACGATGAGTGGGCCAGGATAATGATCACGCTCAGGGTGATTGGCTTTAACAACGGGATGATGACATTCCAATACACCTGCCACTCAGTCGCGCCATCCACCCGCGCTGCTTCCCGTAGATCATCTGATATTCCCCGCAGCCCGGCCAGATACAGGGCCATGGTATACCCCGACATTTGCCATATCGCTGCCACTACCAGGGTCAATACCCCCAGCGATACTCCCAACCGCGGCGAAGCCATCCAACCCAATCCGATACCGCTCAAAAACTGCCCCACTCCTGACTCCGCCGGAAGGTGAAACACCAGATCACTGGCCCAGTTCGGCTTGAAAAAGCCCAAGCCCAGATGCTCAAAAAGCAAATTGATCCCGGTGCTGCCCACATTCGGGTCCCCCGACGTGAACATCCACCGCCAGGCCAACCCCGTTACAATGAACGAAATCGCCATGGGGAACAGGTACAAATTGCGAAAGAACCCCTCCCCCCTCACGTTCCGATCCAATACCGTGGCCAGGGAAAAACCAACGATAATGCAGCCAGCAATAAAAAGAAGAGTGAAGCCAATGACGTTACGCACGTCTGCCCCAAAACGGATCGCGTCAATACTAGTGGCGTACCGCTCCCCTATTCCAAACAACCGGGCGTAAGCATCAAGCCCAGAAAAGGTGTAATCCGGTTTGGCCCCCAACTTCCAATTCGACACCGATACCAAGGCGCTCCAGCCAATGAAACCATACACAAAAACGGCTACACCAATGAGGGAGGGGAGAAGAATGATAAATCCAACTATTTTCTCCCAGTTTCTATTCAAACTAATGCTCATACGACTTTTCTATCCTGTGCAGAACTGTTTATGCTCATCCCTGGTTTTGAAAAACACCAATGATGAAAAAGTTAACAAGCGTATGTTTCTTAAATGGTAACTATTCACCTTGCCATGTCATTTATGACCGTCATTCTGAGGCCGTAGGCCGAAGAATCTCCATGCGGCACTACTTTGTTTTGTTTTTGGTATACTGCATGGAGATTCTTCGCTCGTTCCTCGCTCAGAATGACATAGCCTGAATAGTTAAATGTTATTCGAGGGTTCCACAATGTTGTATAAAAAGGCGTTAAGGGGCGAGGTGGCCCCAACGGGCCACCTCGCTTAAAAGATAGGAGATAAAGGTCCCCTAAATTCTTATTGGGGGTAACCGGCATCTTCAGCAGCCAGCACCAATGCCGCTTGCGCCTTGGCTACATCCCGATCCGAACCAAACTGGGTCATAATATCCGACACCTGCTGCTGCCAGGCCGGATGTATTGCTGACCCGTGGGCCATACTCGGTAATACGCGCCCGGTGGCAAAGTCGCTGGCCGAACCCTCGAAGTAGGCCGGGAAGGAGAAGGTGCTATAGTCGCAGTCCGTCCGCGCGCAGATGGAGCCTTTGTGCATGTTAAAGGCTTCCTGCGCTTCCTTGCGGGTGATGATTTTTACAAATTCCGCAGCGTTCTCCGGATTCGGCGCGGCCTTGGTGATGGCAAACCCGTCACTCACCATGTTGAACAGGCCTGCGTTCCCCGGCGGTGGATTCCAGCCGACATAGTCCGTGGCGTCAAAGAAGAGCACTTCGCCAAAGGCCCAGTCGCCCATAATGTTGAAGGCTGCCTGGTCCTCGATCACCATGTGAATCGCGGCGGGCCAGTTGATGTTGCCCCAGTCCTCGTTCACGCAATCCAGCATCATATTGAAGTTTTCCAGCGCCTCGGTCACGCCAGGGTCTGCCCACGAAGTGCTGCCATCATACAGGCCCAACGTCTTGTCTGGGCCCATGGTGCCCGGTAATACCGTTTCAAAGGTGTGGAACACTTCAAACCGGTCAGTGCTGCCTTGAGCCAACGGCACCACGCCTGCGGCCTTCAAGGTTTGACACACTGCTGCAAACTCTTCAAAGGTGGCCGGTACGGTCACGCCGGCCTGCTCCAATACCCGGTTGTTGGTCCACATCACATTACCCCGGTGAATGTTCAGGGGCACGGTGTAGGTTTTGCCGTCAATCTTCAGCACGTTTTTCAAATCTTCCGGCATTAACGGCAATACGCCCGCTTCTTCCAGAACGTCATCTACCGGCATCAGATACTCTTCCGGCGAATACAGCAACGCTTCCTTGCCCGCGTGCAATTGGAAGGTATCAAAGGGGTCGCCTGCAATCAACTTGTTCAGGTTCGCGCCCTTAAAGTTTGTGCCGGCGCCACCGGCAACACCCGCGTGGATCAACTCCACATCCGGATTCTCGCGGCGGTAAATCTCATAAACCGCGTTGATCCCGGCAAACTCACCACCGGAGGTCCACCAGTTGCCCACCAGCAACTGGCCCTTGGCCCCGCTGGCAAACAGTTGGCCCACATCTGCCTCGGCTGGATCAAACCCGGCCATAAACGCTTCGGCGTCGGCCTGAGCCGGAATGAGCAACTTGGCCCCAACTTCAATGGCATCGGGGTTGGTGATTTTGGCATAGCTGGCGTCATCCGCGTTGGCCTTGTTGGTGGCGCTCATAATGGCCCAGTAGGCGTTGGCATCGCCGTAAAACTTGTCTGCCAATTTCGACAGCCAGTCATCAGCCTGTACCGTATAATCCTCTCCCTGGGCCAGCGGCTTGGCCCCCACCAGCGAGGCCGGCAGCACTACCAGCAACATCACTAACAATACTGCAACACTTACATACTTCTTCATTGTAAATTGTCCTCCTTGAACTTTGGATAGCCTCCTTAATAGAGACTATCAATGAAAATATTGATTTAGAATACCAAAACTGAATATTTTAGCAACATTCTTAAGGCAGTTAAATGGGATGGCCTCGCCTCCTTTCGCTTAAAAATTATCATTCCCCATATCTGGCGATATAGGGGTCTGCCCCAGATTTTTGGGCAAACCGGGGGAGAGAAGGGTTTCCCCGCGCTCCCCTGCACCTCCCAGAATTTGGGACGTACATCCAAGATAGACTCACCAAATTATAGCGCAATTCTTTAATTCGCGCGAGTCAAACTTTTATACTAAAAACAGGATGAGACCGATACTTTGGTTGAGCGACAAGCTGAATGTCATTTCAAGGCCGTAGGCCGAGAAATCTCCTTTTCAAAGGACGGCTTCAAGGAGATTTCTCCCTTCGGTCGAAATGACATGCCTGAGCAGTTACCTAGAAAAAAGAAAAGGAGTGGTTCCCATAAAGAAACCGATTTCAAAATCATTCTGGTGACTGGCACCTGGGGTCTGTTCTAAATTGTTGGTATGAAACCGCAGAGTGGACAAACGCTGCGGTCTACCTGAAATCAGGGATATACCCAACGCCCGTAATTTTATATGGATTTTTAGGGGAAAGTGATGCCAATCTACCTCAAGTAAGTGCCAGTCACCCTTACTAAGGAGAATGATCATAAAATATTATATGTCATCATTTATCAGGCCGACAATGGTTTTTTGGCCTTCTTTCGGCCAAGAAACGGCCATGTGGACAATATCAAACCTTATGTTATAATTTTCTGCGAGGCAATTAACGATGATAGACCGCGCCGAGTTTGAAAGACTGGTTAAAGATGGGCTAACAAATATTCATAATTATGCTGCCCTGGAAACCCATCCCCTGGTTTCTTATCTCCCACCCTCTGCCGACCAGCAGACCAGCCGGGGCGAGCATTTGCGCCAATTGTTGCTCCGGGCTGTCAATAAACTGCAACCGCCAGATAGAATGTCGTCAATGGTTTCAATTGAATGGCGGCCCTATTTGATTCTCAAGGGGCGGTATGTAGATGGCTTGAGTCTGCCAGACTTAAAAAGCCAACTATCGTTGAGTGGGCGACAACTCCGCCGGGAACATGGCCGGGCCTTGAAAGCTGTGGCTACCTTGTTGTGGGACCAAACCCGGCCAGATGAGGCAGGTTCAGCCAAAAAAGAAACTCCTCCAGAAGCCGGAGAAGAATGGGACAATGGGTTTGATGCTTTTGAGATTACCCCAGAATCGCTTGATTTAGCCGAGGTGGCCCAAGAGGTCGCCGGTATCTTTCAACAGCGAGCGCAAAGCGAGGCGGTAGAACTGCGCCTGGACCTACCCCCAGAACTTCCGCCTGTTTTGGCCGACCGGATTATTCTGCGCCAGATTATTTTGAGTCTGTTTAGTTACGCCTTACATATCCACGCTGGCCAGACCATCACCGTTGGCGCGGGAGCAGAAGGGGAGCAAGTTATCTTTCGGATTCAAACGCAAGTGGACGAGGAGATTGCTGCGTCTATAGATGAAGACGAAGAAACGCCTTTGGAATTTGCGCGATATTGGAGCCAACGCCTGGGCGCAACCTTTCAAGAGCTTCTTCCCCCTGAACCGGGGGCCGGCTTGAGCGAACTGATCCTGTCGCTGCCTCGCGCCGGCCAGGGGGTGGCCCTGATTGTGGATGACCAAGAAACGGCCATCCGCATGTTTCGCCGCTACCTGAGCCAGACCAACCTTAAAGTAATGGGGGTTAAAGAGGCAAACCAGGTTTTGCCGTTGGCGCGCCAATGGCAGCCCCAGGTAATTACCCTGGATGTGATGATGCCCACCATGGATGGCTGGGAAATTTTACAAAACCTGCAAACAGACCCGGAAACCCAACACATTCCGGTGATTGTATGTTCGGTGTGGGACGAACCTGAACTGGCTTTTTCATTAGGAGCCGCCGATTTTCTCAAAAAACCCATTACCCAAAAATCGCTACTGGAGGCGCTGGCCCGGCTGAAGTTGACGGGGCCGGGTAGGCGGGCTGAATAGTCTCCATAAGACATTTTAGAATAGCCGTCAATTCCGGCCGGGAGAAAGGGCGCTTCAACAAAACCTGTAATGTCTCCGGCCGGTCGGCCTGAAGCATTTGCGGTAAATCATTGGCCGTAATGATAATAACCGGCAGGTGGGCCAGCTCAGGCTCTTGCCGGACGTGGGCCAATACTTCCCAGCCGTTGATGTCGGGCAAACCCAGGTCCAGCAAAATTGCATCGGGGGGCTGTTGCTGCAATTGTTCCAGGGCCTCGTTGCCGGTAAAGGCCGTGCTAAAGTGATAACCTGCTTCAGACCTCTGGCCAGGGCTTTTGCCATTAGGTTCATCTTCCAGGGCCAGGGTGACAAAACGAACCATGGCCGGGTCGTCGTCTACCACCAACAAGTTACGAACGTCTGGGCCCAGGTTCTGCACCGTTTTGGCCAACGCCTGGCGGGTGATGGGTTTGACCAGGTAGTTAGACACCTCATCCGGCAAAAGTTTAAGCCGGTTCTGGTCGCCGGGAAAAATAAAACTAACTACCGGCAGGTCGTAGGGCAAATCTTGCAGCGCCGCTTGAACCTGAGGGTCTTCAATAATCGTCTGGTCAACTATTAAAGCGTGGGGCAGCAACTCGATTATCTGGCCGGGTATCTGGTCTGGTTGATTGAGGGCCAGCACCGCGCAATCTTCGGCATAGTGGCTCATTAATTCTCCCGCTGCCGGATCGGGAGAAAGGATCAAGAGCAATCGTTCTTGTTCCGCTTTTCTTTTAAGGGATTGCCAGTGGCGGGTGTTGGCCATCTTGCCACTGGAAACGCCTAGGCCGGGCGAAGCGACCAACTCGGCCGTAGGGTCAGCAGTAGGTAAGGTGAAATAAAAACGGGTGCCTTGCCCTACGCCGTCGCTCTCGGCCCACATCCGCCCGCCGTGTAGTTGCACAAAACGCCGGCTGATGGGAATGCCCAAACCGGCCCCTTCTCGCCGCCGCCAGCTTCCCTCACCCACCTGCCTGAACTCCTCAAACAGTTTAGGAATATCCTCTTGAGCAATGCCGGTGCCCGTATCCTCCACCCTCGCCAAAATAGCGCCGTCGTCTTTTTGCAGGCAAACCGTCACCCCCCCCCGTTCGGTAAAGCGCACGCTGTTAGTGACCAGGTTGAGCAAAACCTGCCTGATCCGGGTCAGGTCGGCAAAAACTTGGGGTAAGTCAGGTTCAATTTCGGCCCGAAAATACAAACCTTTGCGGTTCAATACAGGTTCAACCATCTCTGCCACCTCTTGCACCAGTTGCGGTAGATTTATGGTTTCTTTGAAGAGGGTCATTTGCCGGGCCTCTATCTGGCCCAGGTCGAGCACGTCGTTGACCAGGCGCAACAGGTGGGTGCTGCTCCGATAGATTTCCTGGATGTCTTCGTAAAGACCGGGCGGCCAGTTTTTTAAATGAGCATAGGTTTTGGGGGAGTTGACCATCATTTCGCTGAAGCCCAGGATAAAGTTGAGGGGCGTCCGTAATTCATGACTCACGGCCAGGGCAAAACGATTGCGCGCCTCTTGCGCTTCTTCTGCTTCGGCTCGGGCCAAAACCAACATGTGGTTGGTTCGCTCTATTTGGGAGTAGGCCTGATCCAGGGTCTTCATTACCCGCACCACCTCTCCCCGGTGCTGGTGGGCATCTTTTAAATTTTCCTGCGCTTGATTGAAGTTAAAGAGCGACCAATGGGTAACCGTTAGCAGCGTGTGTGAAGCGGCCCAACCCAACAAGCCGGTAAAGGCGCCGCCCACCACAATGCTCAGTCCATAACCGGACGGGAGAGGGGGCATAATATTGGTGTAAGAAAGCCACCCCACCAAAACTATCACCAAACCCTCGGCCAGCAAGCCGCTGATTTGGCTCACTGTGACCACGGCCATGAGGGGCAACAGGACATACAAAAAAGTGACCTCCGGTTGTTGGTAAATGTAATAGGCCATGGTAATGGCCAGGGCCAAGCCTACTTGCCATACAGCCTGAGCCAGCCTGAAGTGTTTGGCTAACAACCAAAGTGAAAGAACGCTAGTAAGAAGAACAATGGGCGTGACAAACCACACCCTGGTCATAAAAACGTCAGACCAGGTTAACGTTGCCACAAAATGCCAGAGCAAATAGATAACGCTGGTCACAAAAATAAGGTTGCGTGAGGTAGACTGGAGTAATTCAATGGCCGAAGAGGAAAATTCGGGGTTTTCTTTTGTGGCTTGTTTGATGTTCCACATAATAACAGCCTCCGTACCCGGATGAGTACTTTATCCGCCCGGATAAATTATTTTTTAGAAAAGTCTTAAATATCTCGCCGGTAGACCCGGTGGATTTTATAGGGTTCCACGCCTACTGTTTGCATATCGGCCAGCATAAAAACAACCGTGTCGGCCATTTGCACCAGATCGGCATGCTCAAAACAACCGTCCCGGATGGTTTTTACCAACTCGTCATACAAAATGGCATTCCCGCCCAGCCCCCGATACGCTTCTAAGATACCCATCCCATTAACATTAATCCAGGTAGTATTGCGGAGCGCCCTGAGCAGCGTCACCCAGCCAAAAGGGAACAACTTACCCCCGGTTTGTTGCAAAGCCAGGGAAATATCCAAAAATGTAAGCAAAAAGCCAACAATTTCATCTGCTTCGTTGACCACAAATTTGATATGTTCCGGGTCAACAATCTGCAACATGCGCCCGGCCAGTTCTTGGGTTTCTTCTGGCGTCACCGGCACGTATTCCCAATTATTCACAAATATCTTATTATAGGCGTCTACCAAAGCCGGGACCCAGCGGCGCACCTCCGCTTTTGAAGAGAAGGTTTTGACCCGTAGCTTGCGGCGCTGTTTGACCCGCTCGGCAATGCGGGTCACTCGTTCAGGCAGCTCAAAATGATGCACGTTGACATAAAACGAAGTAAAATCCATCTCCTTCTCAAAACCTAACCGGGGCATGAATTGGTTGTAATATTCGTAATTGTAAGGCATGCCTATTGCCGGACGATGCTCAAATCCCCGGCACAGCATGCCAATGCCATCAAAAGGCACAAAACCCTTGGGACCAATCAGTTTTTTTAAACCCCGCCCCCGCGCCCATGCTAGGGCTGCCTCAAACAACCCCTGGGCTACCTTAAAATCTTCCACTACATCAAACAAATAGAAAAAGGCGTACCCGGCCTTATGATATTCGTTGTAATGACGATTTTCCATCACGCAAATACGCCCCAACATCTGATCGCCCGCCTCGGCCACAAAAAAATCAGCCTCAGAGTGTGAAAAGTAGGCGTTACGCCGGTTGAGCTGCGCCAGGCCATCGCTGAGGGGCAGGGGAACCCACTGGGGGCAGGCGTGGTACAGTTGGTTGGGGAATTGGACAAAGCGGCGGGCGTCGCGGCGGTGGTGGGTATCAATTTTGCGGATCTTCATTGCCGGTGGTCTCCTTTAAAACAGGTAATACATTGTCAGACAAATTTTGACAGGTAGGGGCACGGCCTTGCGCCTGCCCCATGTGGGGCGACTGCAAGGGTGCGCCCCTACCCCAATCTATCAGAATTAACTTGACGGTGTAGTAATTGCGGTGAATACCGTTAATGACAACTTGTGGAAGAAAAGAGCGACGGGTTCAATGTATTGCCTATTTTCACCTTTGACAACACCATCATACCACGCTAACCCAGGGATAACAAGCGCTTGGGGGCATCATCGTTCCATACTGATGGGGATCAACCATATTTTCTTTGTGGGCCAAGTTGTGCTACCCTTGAGTGAATTATAAATTTGGCTTTGGTAAAAGGAGGCATGGTGAGAAAATTTATTTTCCTGGCCTGGTTTTTTATGGCAATGTTATTGGTTTCTGGATGTGAAGTTTCACGTCCCTCTGATGAGGCGGCGCCCTCCGTTAAACAATCCGCTTCCCCAACCACCCTGAACATTCAAGAAGAGGCAATCCTCAAGATACAGCCAGAAATATCGGTTGTTAAGGCAGATGATACCCTCACCCTTGAGATTTTGGTGGAGAACGTGTCAGACTTAATGGGGGCTGATGTGGCCTTGCAATTTGATCCGGCCGTGTTGCAGGCCCAAGACGCCGTCTCTAACGAGGACGGGGTTCAAATACAACCCGGTCCATTTTTGTCGCCGGATTTTCAGGTGATCAATACTGTTGACAACCAGGCCGGCGCAGCTCAATATACGCTGGTGCAACTTGCGCCCAGCAAACCGGCCGGCGGAAGCGGGGTGTTGGCGACGATTACTTTTAAGGCTATCGCTGCCGGGGTAAGCCAATTGACCTTTACCAAAACCGATCTGGCTTCGGCCGAAGCCCAGCGGATTATGGTGACGCCCATCCCTGGCCAGGTGACGGTTGAGCCGTAACCCCCATGCTAACGCTGAAACGAAATTTGGCCGGCTGGCTCCAGTGTTTTCCTCCCTTACGGTGGGGCTTAAAGTTTGCCGCCTGGCTATGGGCGCCGCGCCAACACGTGGGCGCAGTAGGCGCGGTCTTTAACCGGGCGGGACAGGTTTTGCTGGTTGAACACGTTTTTCGGCCCGGCTATAATTGGGGGCTGCCCGGCGGCTGGGTTGAACGCGGCGAGAACCCGGCAGATGCGGTTCGGCGCGAGCTGAAAGAGGAACTGGGGCTAAAGGTTGAGGTTAAACAAATTCTACTCTGTGAAACGCAAGGCGACGAAGCCCACAGCAGCACCCCGCTGGGCCTGGGCCTGGCTTACTACTGCCGTTTGGCAAACGAACAACAAGGTCTTGAAACCGCTCACTTTATCAGCCATACCTTTGAAATTCTTTCGTGCCAATGGGTTGATCCCCAGGCTATTGCCCGGCCGTTACCGGCCCTGGCCCAAAAGGCCATCACCCTGGCCCAACAAGAATTTGAGCGCGAGCAGGAGACAGGTGGATGAAAATTACTACGGTTAAAGGGCAAACACCCCTTGCCCAAATTTTGGCTCAAACCAAATTGACCCTTCGGCCGGGCGAGTTTGTGCTGATAGGCTTGGAACCCGACCAGCGCCCACAGGTTGAAGCCGATTTGGTTAACCTCAACGGCGACTTTTGGCAATACCTGGTTGAACCCGACGTGCTGACCTTGTTGCTCAAAGATGATGATTGGGCGCATCTTGAACCGCGCTATCCCTACGCCAAAATAGCCGGCCCTTTCTGTATTT encodes:
- a CDS encoding carbohydrate ABC transporter permease; translated protein: MATQTLPRPRFQFRISRLIIYLILLSFTVFYILPVYLIIITSFKQYADVNLYRMWDFPPVLTLEHCTNPAFFCFDSFYEAWFGGPSVTVGMSQAFMNSLTMTVPATLISTVLGSINGYILAKWKFRYADIVFSLVLFGMFIPYQAVLIPLTITVKNIGLYGNLWGLVFVHTIYSIPIAALIFRNYYATIPNEIMEASRIDGGNIFSVYRYIILPLSPPAFVVVLIWQFTNIWNDFLFAVTLVQNKYQPMTVALNNIAGSFSVQWNVQMAAAFLTALPTLLVYIILGRYFLRGLLAGSLKG
- a CDS encoding sugar ABC transporter permease — protein: MSISLNRNWEKIVGFIILLPSLIGVAVFVYGFIGWSALVSVSNWKLGAKPDYTFSGLDAYARLFGIGERYATSIDAIRFGADVRNVIGFTLLFIAGCIIVGFSLATVLDRNVRGEGFFRNLYLFPMAISFIVTGLAWRWMFTSGDPNVGSTGINLLFEHLGLGFFKPNWASDLVFHLPAESGVGQFLSGIGLGWMASPRLGVSLGVLTLVVAAIWQMSGYTMALYLAGLRGISDDLREAARVDGATEWQVYWNVIIPLLKPITLSVIIILAHSSLKIYDLVIAMGGQGPGFVKDMPAVNMWDTTFGQSRFAQGAAIGMVLLMLSSLLIVPYLTFSLRQEEER
- a CDS encoding extracellular solute-binding protein, with protein sequence MKKYVSVAVLLVMLLVVLPASLVGAKPLAQGEDYTVQADDWLSKLADKFYGDANAYWAIMSATNKANADDASYAKITNPDAIEVGAKLLIPAQADAEAFMAGFDPAEADVGQLFASGAKGQLLVGNWWTSGGEFAGINAVYEIYRRENPDVELIHAGVAGGAGTNFKGANLNKLIAGDPFDTFQLHAGKEALLYSPEEYLMPVDDVLEEAGVLPLMPEDLKNVLKIDGKTYTVPLNIHRGNVMWTNNRVLEQAGVTVPATFEEFAAVCQTLKAAGVVPLAQGSTDRFEVFHTFETVLPGTMGPDKTLGLYDGSTSWADPGVTEALENFNMMLDCVNEDWGNINWPAAIHMVIEDQAAFNIMGDWAFGEVLFFDATDYVGWNPPPGNAGLFNMVSDGFAITKAAPNPENAAEFVKIITRKEAQEAFNMHKGSICARTDCDYSTFSFPAYFEGSASDFATGRVLPSMAHGSAIHPAWQQQVSDIMTQFGSDRDVAKAQAALVLAAEDAGYPQ
- a CDS encoding hybrid sensor histidine kinase/response regulator, which encodes MIDRAEFERLVKDGLTNIHNYAALETHPLVSYLPPSADQQTSRGEHLRQLLLRAVNKLQPPDRMSSMVSIEWRPYLILKGRYVDGLSLPDLKSQLSLSGRQLRREHGRALKAVATLLWDQTRPDEAGSAKKETPPEAGEEWDNGFDAFEITPESLDLAEVAQEVAGIFQQRAQSEAVELRLDLPPELPPVLADRIILRQIILSLFSYALHIHAGQTITVGAGAEGEQVIFRIQTQVDEEIAASIDEDEETPLEFARYWSQRLGATFQELLPPEPGAGLSELILSLPRAGQGVALIVDDQETAIRMFRRYLSQTNLKVMGVKEANQVLPLARQWQPQVITLDVMMPTMDGWEILQNLQTDPETQHIPVIVCSVWDEPELAFSLGAADFLKKPITQKSLLEALARLKLTGPGRRAE
- a CDS encoding response regulator, which produces MWNIKQATKENPEFSSSAIELLQSTSRNLIFVTSVIYLLWHFVATLTWSDVFMTRVWFVTPIVLLTSVLSLWLLAKHFRLAQAVWQVGLALAITMAYYIYQQPEVTFLYVLLPLMAVVTVSQISGLLAEGLVIVLVGWLSYTNIMPPLPSGYGLSIVVGGAFTGLLGWAASHTLLTVTHWSLFNFNQAQENLKDAHQHRGEVVRVMKTLDQAYSQIERTNHMLVLARAEAEEAQEARNRFALAVSHELRTPLNFILGFSEMMVNSPKTYAHLKNWPPGLYEDIQEIYRSSTHLLRLVNDVLDLGQIEARQMTLFKETINLPQLVQEVAEMVEPVLNRKGLYFRAEIEPDLPQVFADLTRIRQVLLNLVTNSVRFTERGGVTVCLQKDDGAILARVEDTGTGIAQEDIPKLFEEFRQVGEGSWRRREGAGLGIPISRRFVQLHGGRMWAESDGVGQGTRFYFTLPTADPTAELVASPGLGVSSGKMANTRHWQSLKRKAEQERLLLILSPDPAAGELMSHYAEDCAVLALNQPDQIPGQIIELLPHALIVDQTIIEDPQVQAALQDLPYDLPVVSFIFPGDQNRLKLLPDEVSNYLVKPITRQALAKTVQNLGPDVRNLLVVDDDPAMVRFVTLALEDEPNGKSPGQRSEAGYHFSTAFTGNEALEQLQQQPPDAILLDLGLPDINGWEVLAHVRQEPELAHLPVIIITANDLPQMLQADRPETLQVLLKRPFSRPELTAILKCLMETIQPAYPAPSTSAGPAPPVAIFG
- a CDS encoding NUDIX hydrolase, yielding MLTLKRNLAGWLQCFPPLRWGLKFAAWLWAPRQHVGAVGAVFNRAGQVLLVEHVFRPGYNWGLPGGWVERGENPADAVRRELKEELGLKVEVKQILLCETQGDEAHSSTPLGLGLAYYCRLANEQQGLETAHFISHTFEILSCQWVDPQAIARPLPALAQKAITLAQQEFEREQETGG